Sequence from the Lacerta agilis isolate rLacAgi1 chromosome 6, rLacAgi1.pri, whole genome shotgun sequence genome:
TCTGAGATGCTGTTGGAATTTTTTGACAGATCCTTTTTTTGAGACCCCCTTAGttgacaaatgaaacaaaaaatgtgTATCGAGTATCATCAGTACCTTAACTTGTTGAGGGAAGGGAGGGATTGAAGGTGGATTTTGGATAGTAGCAATGTAGAATATTTTCACGGAAATAGCCACTGCCTATAGTTCACTACATAGCTAATTGCTACATAAGTGTCATTTACATGTCATGTATTCCAATATGCATCATTGTGCACTGTATTGTGGGCCGCAGTTCTAGGTTATGTCTTGAAGAGCAGTCAGTTTATAACTTTACCCAGCATCGAGTTCAAGACATTGGTTATATATAGAAATCATTTGTGGGTGCTCTTATTAATTTTCTAATAAAAAATTCTGTTTCTGTAAGATTTTATCTGATTCAAATCTGCAAAAACTAGAactgcatttcctttctttttatttacagATATTGTGGATTATTCCGCAGAAAGCTCTCAGATGGGTTTTGGTGGTATTTGCTTTGTGCCTTTCAGGATCTGTCTTAGTGATGACATTTTGGCCTGCTGTTAGAGATGATACCCGAAGGATTGCAGTGGCTACAATTGTGACTGTGGTACTTCTCAATGCCTTGCTTGCTGTTGGTTGCTTGGTATGATAGTTGTTTCCTAATTTTTTCCTAATAGATTTTTCTTAGGTCAGTTTTCATGAACAGTTAAAAGCTTTACCTATGGAGACCTTTATTCATGGAGAAAATCTGCAATCCTCACAGATAACATATGTAAATGTGGTTGTACTTACTGTAAATATCTTTAGAAATGGGATTTCTGTACCAAGTCATGTCTTCAAATGCCTATCAGTGACTGGCTTAACAGCTGTTTAAGTGGCTAAGTGTTCCTATATTGGAGTAGGGTATAAAACCAGTATGTTGAACATGCTTAAATCCCATGCCTTGAGCACTTGCTTGTGTAAACTCTTTTTGCCTTATTTACCCTGGAAATGTTAGTTTTGGTAATTTTCATATAATTGATGTTATAATCTGGTTTTGTTCCATTTGTTCACTAAATCAATATAATCGGTATTTCATTCATCTTTTAACAATaatatctctttattgtttaaaatcataactaataacacatcatcaaacattaacacacatgattacatacatacatgattACATTCATACATGAATACATACCTATatacatacattacattcatATCTTAGAGATCGAATGAAGTAGTGCAAGATAGGTAAGAATAAATGGGTTTCTATAGGATGTTCGAAGATATGAAGGTATTTCATTCATCTTTTAAAATATAGTGGTAAAGCTAATGGTTGTCTTACATCTTCCCTGCCCACATAagcaatacaaatataaaaagtACAGTATAAAGGTTAACCTGTGATATTCGTAATATACTATTGTCGCTTCTTCTCACCTTCCCCAATAATGTAGGCATACTTTTTTGATGCCCCTGAACTGGATGTTGTTATGCCAACTACTGCACTTCCACAAAATTTAACAAGAGCAGCAATAAAGGCACAGTAACTAAGGTAAGCATTTCAACAGTTACGCCCTATGTTGGTAGTCTTGCTATAACTCACTTCAATTTAAGCAGTGATGCTTGTTGGGTCAAATTCTTTGTTAAGTGTGCTTGGGTTCTCAGGTGGGTCTTCTAATTACATCCTTGCTTGCTGTGCTTGTGCCACAGCAGCTATGATGACATCTTAGGTTCTCAGGTGGGTCTTCTAATTACATCCTTGCTTGCTGTGCTTGTGCCACAGCAGCTATGATGACACCCTGCACAAGGCAAGTGTGGCACTGCTGGACAAATTAAGCAGCCTTTTAATTCCTCTCGCCATCATGAATGAATTTCAGCAACTCACCTATGCAGGAAAAACTCAAGATATGAGCCTGGAGACACCAGTAGGATAGAGGCAAAATGCCCCTAGTAGCCCTGAACCTTGAAAATCAATTTTGCTCACAACTGCATACTATCTTGTGATGATTCTTGGTCACAGCGAAGTGTGATAAAATGCTGCAAACCGACTTATCACTCCCCACCCTCCCATTTAGACAAAGTACACCTGACAGTTCTCTACGTGATAGCTAATTAAATATGACTGCCTCTGTATGCTAACAGGCTTGCTTCAGTGCTTATCTGTATCCTTCTGGGTGCATTTCATGGATATGATCATTTTTTGTTACCGGATGAATATTTATACAGATTAGAATTAGAATTGGAATACATGAGGGCCCACATCCAAAATCTGAATATgttctattaaaataaaaatggaccTTTGCAACATATCTGGtacaattaaaacacattaaCAAACCTTGCAAAACTGCAACAAAACTAAGAAGTGCTTCAGAACAAGGACAAATGCTAATTTACAGGTTTTGCtctcctgtttttttttattctggaaGAATTGTGTAGACAGTTGCAAAGATGCTCTAGAACTTGATGCCTTCAGCATTCTGTATTTTAGATTCGTAATACTAGCTTGCTTGTCTTTCCCTCCACAGATATATATTTCTTCATCTGTGGGATATTGCTTTATTGGGGCTTTCCcatattgaaaaaaagaaaacccaacagaTCTGAAAAGAAGCATCAGCGAATGCCAAAAGTTCTTAATGACACATCAGCAAAACCGTCTAAATTCATAGTATCTGACACTTGAATGATCAACTAGTAATGGACTTAGTTGAAATTCTGCTgttgaagcaaaaaataaaaaaggtttcaGTTCAGTGGAATCAATTTCacctggagatttgaaccctaaaATTTTCAGCTGTAGATTTAACccctaataatttattattttttatcttctGCATAATTCTTGTTTTGTCATCAAATAAAAATGACTCAAAACGCCACCAACATTTCTTCCCCAAAGCCTGTATATTTTGCTGTATTTAGAATACATCATCAGCATCCACAGGATTTTTGGGGATGGATGGGAGCATATGCATACAAACATAGTTATAGCTAAGTTTTGCTCAGAGAAGACAAATTTAAATTCGTGGACCCAAGTTAgttatgttcattcatttcaggtctactctgagtgggactagcattggatacaaaccATAATATTTTTATGAGTTGGTGGGTCCCAGCCCTCTATAATCCCTGGACCCAGCAGGTGTTacaatttaatcaaggcttgtgTGTTACGCTGAGTGCTGGACACTTCTGATTCCTGGATGCAGCAAATGTTAAAAGCTAATTAAGCCAGGCTAGCatcctgggtgatgggccattaagaggaCCAAGAATCAAAGTGCTTGTTGTGCTAGATTGGCAAAAGGtgggccttccttccttcaacagataaagccagagtttagagaaGAGGAGTTAGGAAAGCTGTAAGCTGGAGAGAcagtgaggtgggtgggggagcaaTGTTTGATGTCTGTCTGAATCCAAGGCTAGGGCTATGAGAgaagacccggggggggggggtttgctgtgagcccctccatcgtaggctcaggttgtatatatgtgtaaataaaccatatatcataaagacaccacagtctctgctgtgtctcatttccaaaaggaaacatggaccctGGGTAAGCGCATGGAACCCATGggatcttgcaccactcagagattggggtggcatgcaacaatatataccagggccagcccacccatgaggccagATGAAGCAACCACTGTTTATTGACTGCAAGGGTGACAGAACCAGCACATGAAGGTTGCAGACTGGGCTCCTATTAAACAAGAAATTGGACATTCACTGCTAATACTATAGCCTTATCATTGGGACACTGCCATATCAGAACTAGTGGGGAAGTTAAGGGGgaagaaatcatcatcatcaccatcattttatttataccctgcccatctggctgggtttacagcacaaataaaaacaccaaacataaaaaacttcctgatactgggctgcttcagatgtcttcaaaaagttgtGTAGTGGTCATTTGCTCTGCCTCCATCCATTGGGCCCCCCACCCTGAATGTAATGGGTTGACTCTATGAGCCAAAGGCATTACATTTCTGCAATAGCATTTTCAGGCTAGTCCATGACATCTCCATACTTGTTCCTTTTTGCACTGGCCTCTGTCTCCTTCTGGGGGTCCAAGTGGGGCACTTTCTCTTTGGCTACATCTGGGACACTGGGTTGTTTGCTCTCCAGAAAGATCCATAAGTCAGAACACCTCTGTGTCTCCCATCGAGTCACTGTATAGCTTGCAACTGAACCTGCAACAAAGGAGAGCAGGATGTTCCACTGGAGCGGGTAGTGAATTTTCCGGATGAATTTTTGAAGAGCAAAAGCCATCCCGGAGACTGTAATGAATGTTCCCATGCCCTTCATGAATGCATAAGACTGGCAGGCAGTATATTCTTGTAGCCCCGGGTGCTTGGCTGCCACCGCTTCGTCCACGCGAGACAACCCCACGTTCACCATCTCTGCTGCAGATGGACCTCCAAGTAGCACACTCCCTCCTCCACCTGTGCCTTGGGCCCCTGAGGTGCTAAAATGAGAAATAAGAGTTCACAGAGAAGACCATTAGCAATCACATATTTTTCAAAAGCTTATTTTTCATCTGCATGGTTCACTCAAAGATTTATTGCTAATTAGTAGAGATATGGGAAACTGTAATAAGTTCCAATAAACCTTAATTATTTTCCCATCCATCTGGCAGTAGACTTGCTCTACTATTATGTTCCGTGTGCTGAAACCAAATTACATTCCTCCTGCTAGGAGTAAACCTTGAGGAATAATCTCTGtccactgccttgcgggacaAATCGGGAGCAGAGTTCCTCAGACGGTTGGacggtgccttgtacacctccatcaactcctgcagccacCCTGGTGTCAAATGtactgttttgctttcctttggaccacatcagcgaggccggaGAGGGGGATTGTGTTTTCTGAGTAGCCCAGAATCTCCATAAACGCTCCTCAGACTTGCGCCCTGggaaggtcacttcggtgctgctattGTCTTCACTAACGGAGGAgcactccgttgtctctcgagACGAAGGAaagcgaggccgagagggggggggggtcttgtcatctaggCAGCGCAGCAcccccatgcacactgcccaggcttgcgctcttccattgtctctcgagaagGACGAATGCCAACAACATTatattggatattttaaaatacTATATTGTATctattaaatatttaattatatatctattttaaaaaacaaaaacaaaatatattttaaaacatatcgAAATCTGCACAAAGAAAAAAGAGGCACATCTCACTTACTTCCTCCCCCTTTTCTACCGGGACTCTGTAAGAAAGTAAACTTCCGCTTAGAGAACGGTTGACTGAAGCGCCACACCAACGACGGACGCGATAAATTAACGTCACTGAAGCTATTCCCTGCTCTTGGCAACGGGAGCAGGGCTCCCTGGGATACCATCCGGGAACTGAAGCAGTTCCCATCCGCTAGCGGCATGGGAGGGCGAGGGATGATGTTCCATTCAACGCGGGAACAGCTAAACGTATGTATGACTGCGCGCGCATTAAGCACATGTGCACGAACACCCGAATAGAGCTAATGCGTGTTTGCGCAGCGTCACTTCATGCTTCAGAGGTATCAACAGATTCCTAATTCCTCCCTTTGGCAAGTGGGCGGGGGACCCTCGCTGTGTATTGGCTCCAATAAACCCATAGTTTTTGAGCACAGGCTTGTAAAACTGCCAAGATCCATTCAGTTTTAACTTTTGGGGAGAACTGAAGAGGACTGCAAGCAAGTTGAACTGGAgtagggtgttgttttttatgagAACATAGTCCAGTAGAATTGCCATTACTTTCTAGTATTGGGTTGCTAGTTCTCCTGCCTAAGGTTCCTGCCTTAGACTAAAGCAGAAGTTGCTTTGCTGGGAAAGGCTGTCTTCGTTGAAcctctgcatgcatgcatgctgctATAACAGCAGAGGAATGCTGCCAGGAAAAGGTGGCACCAACCTTTTCTAGGTGGGAGTGGAGCAGGGGTTGTTGCTCATATTTATAAAAACAACCAGCTGTTAAGATGTCTCAAATGTCCACAGAGGACAGCTGGCTTAAGAAAGTGCTACCCATTGCTATCCTTGAAAAATTGGCCCACCACTGGAAGGTACCGGGTATTAAGTGGTAACAACAAACAAGGGGATTTGCAGCTGTTTGTTGGACTTTTATGACCTATATGCGCAATTGTTCTAATTTCAAAATTGTACCAGCTAAATATGACTATATGTAAAGCTATTCATGACATCTATATAAATAGCACGTAAAATTCATCGTGTCTTCGGGTCTTCAGTCAGATTGCATGATGACCTCTTGCCCATCCCTATATGCTCATCCttcacccccttcctccagtGCCCAAGGAAGAGCTGGTAGTTTGCTTTCTTACACTGTGTCATTACAGGTTTCATGCCTCAGTCaatagttgtttgtttgttttgagatatatatgtatatatatatatatatatgagaaaatcAGTTGTTCCTGAGAGGGACAAGATGCAGCCCCATCTACCCAGCTGGTTTCCTTCCTTCAGAAAGTTAGCATGAGATCCATAAGACATTAACAAACAAAATcttcaaaatacacacacacacacacacacacacaaaaaaaatgtacagggaaggaggaggaaaacatgGAAACGTAGGCACCGGTCCttacatatatttaaaatgaacaTAATCCCGctgtccctcttctccctctggtgCAGCCAGATTTACAAAAACATTGCTGTCCTGCAATGGGCCAAATCTATGTATGCTTAGTGTAATTGTGATTAGCTGGTTCACTAgctataaaggtaaaaaggtaaaggtacccctgaccattaggtccagcgcTCTCCAAATCTGTCTATGGAGTGGTAGCTCTGTATATAAACCTTTGAGAACCTGTCAGAAAGCAGAGCCCTGCTTCCAGCTGGACTAGCAACTGCTACTCAGTCTTGTTGTCtttttgtgatcccatggaccagagcacgccaggcactcctgtcttccactgcctcccgcagtttggtcagactcctgttggtagctttgagaacactgtccaaccatctgttcctctgtcctccccttctccttgtaccctccatctttcccaacatcagggtcttttccagggagtcttctcttctcatgaggtggccaaagtattggagcctcagcttgaggatctgtccttccagtgagcactcagggctgatttccttaagaatggataggtttgatcttctcgcagtccatgggactcagtCTACTCAGTCTACTCTGAAGCAAATCcatttgagttcagtggaacttactctcaagtaagcagTGTTAGGATTGCACCCTTTAATGTTCACATGCCTGGCCTAGGGAGTGAGCTGTTTACTTTTCAAGATATAAATGTTTTATAATTCTGGAATAACTCCCATTCCCTCACCTCTTCAATTTTAATGGAAACACTGTTACTTATTTTCCTCTGAAAATTGTTCATTTAAAACTGCATATGATTTGACAGTGATTAAACTCTTGCATCAAATTAAAAAGATAAATACACTAAATCGTTTTGACTTAAAGTTTTTCCAAAAGTTCTATTTTCCCACTTCTCTCCACCAGTCTTGAGAGAGGTTCATCTTGAGTAGCTGCTTAAACGGGCAATTTGTTCACATCTACATCCTGGTTTATGGAGTCTGTGTTTGGATAcgtttttgtttcctttccagaTCTTGGGATGGAGAGCAGCTGCAAGCCTTGCTTGGTcggtgctgctgcttcctctgtgTATTGCAGCCTTCATCAGCATTAGCAGCATTGACTTCTTCCACCCGGTACAATGGATCACAAGTATGTCAGTGCCCTGCCTGAGCCAAATGTTACAGAGCAGTATTCATGCAGTTTTTTATTCAACATTATTTGGGCATATTATCGCAGCAATCCTTACAGCAGCCCTAACATTTAGGCCAGTGTTCTCGTATTACATGtagagcaaggatggggaacatttttttcagcttgagggccacatgccaatggtgggggggggcagaggcaaaaatgggtagagcaacaaatgtaaatggtgcctttgtacaataggctggtTGCTACACACACTCGCACACCCCTttgtatcctccatccagacatgTCAGAGGTATTATCAGAGTTTTGGCCTTGAGTTCTGGACTGGGAAGAAGGCAGGATAATAACAGTAACAAGAAGAACAACTATGgtttagcacaggggtaggcagcctaaggccagatgcggcccaatcgccttctaaatccggcccacggacagtccaggaatcagcgtgtttttacatggttAGAATgtatctttttatttaaaatgcatctctgggttatttctggggcctgcctggtgttttgatatgagtagaatgtatgcttttatttaaaatggatctctgggttatttgtggggcataggaatttgttcattcccccccccccaaaaaaaatccgcCCCACCGGATggtttgagggacggtggaccggcccacggctgaaaaaggttgctgacccctggtttagcatAATGTGTGAATGTGGTCGCTGAGTTTATGGCTGAGGTGAGAGATATACCAAAGTCCTCCTAGGTCTCAGCCCAACCTTGTATGCACTAAGCCATTTTAGTAGTAGATCTGTTGTATAGTACTTCtgattcatttttttccccttgtcttAGGCTCATTCAACGACCTGTATACCTCCTACGTTATTTTCTGCTTACTGCTAATGTCTGTGGTCATACTGGTAATAAGCATCTTCAACGTTGAGTTTCATGCAGGTTGGTGTTGAAAGCTGCATCAACTTAAAAAGTGCCGTATGATTTGCTGATTTGTGCTTAACTCTGTGCATAACGTTAGGCTTTGTTTTAAACGTCGGAATCTGTTTCTTTGTGTGTCAGTAGAAACTTAGTTTCCAACCTTTGCTCTTAAAACTCTCCATTAATAAATGTTGAATAACTCTGAATGCTGTGCTAAATCCTTAAAGACTTCTACAGCACCATTCTCCACTCTTGAAGGtctgatttggttttttttttttaagaactcagTATCCTACACTGAACTCACGAGTGCTTAAATGAGGAGCAGTGATTGCCTGAATGTGGTGTCTTGAAATGTGACACAAAGTACGTACGTAATGTGATGCTCTTTAAGTCAGGAGGTGGTTAAATGTTCTTATTTTCATTCTTCTTTGCAGTTGTGCCTTCCATTCCTTGCTCTCGGTTAGCTCTGATAAGCAAGATTATCCACCCACAGCAAGTGATCCATTCCATTGCTCATGCTGTAATGGGAATGCTGGTAGCTTGGTGTGCAGCAGTTATGACGAAGGGGAAGTTTCTCTTTTTATCTGTACCCTGCACAGCTACAGAAAGGTAACCCTGGGGGTGGTTCAAGAGCTGTTTATTAAAATGTAACTTCTTGTGAATACTAATAACGAAATGCTGCCAGATAGTTCACATTAGGTGATTCTCATCACATTAGGTGATTCTCATTTTGCTGCAAATATAGAAAGCTGGTAGGAAGATGTGTGCAAGCAAATGTTTCCTGAGAAATAAATTGCTGTGTACTTGTGACCCTTTGGGTGCAGAAGATAAAAGTAGCCTTGTAGCCACAGGTGAGGCAAGGAGAGACTTGGTGGAGGAAGGAACGTTTGTGCCGTCTCTCCTCTTCTAAGCTCCTCAGTGTAAGGCTTTTTGTTGACAACTAGcctttactttcttgggctccatgatcactgcagatggtgacagcagtcacgaaattaaaagacgcctgcttcttgggaggaaagcaatgacaaacctagacagcatcttaaaaagcagagacatcaccttgccgacaaaggtccgtatagtcaaagctatggttttcccagtagtaatgaatggaagtgagagctggaccataaagaaggctgatcgccgaagaattgatgcttttgaattatggtgctggaggagactcttgagagtcccatggactgcaagaagatcaaacctatccattctcaaagaaatcagccctgagtgctcactagaaggacagatcgtgaagttgaggctccaatactttggccacctcatgagaagagaagactccctggaaaaaactctgatgttgggaaagatggacggcacaaggagaaggggacgacagagggtgagatggttggacagtgttctcgaagtgactggcatgagtttgcccaaactgcgggaggcagtggaggataggggtgcctggcgtgctctggtccatggggtcacgaagagtcggacatgactgaacgactgaacaacaacaaagcctgcCAAAAGGCTAGAAGTTTGCATTTCTATGAAGGCCACAGAGGACAGGGCTCCCCCTATACTGTAGCTTGTATAGGAAGTTAGTAACATTTTTGCAGACTAAAAATAATACATGCAATTATTTACAAACCTGGATTAAAATTCTCTAAAGAGGCTGCACTTTTTCTGTAGCCTTTTACCTATTTTTAGGATGCAAGTCAAGGTTGCTGAGAAAATGCAATTCTCACACCAGCTAACTGCAGCCAGTGATCCAATGAGGATTATAGTCGGTTGCAGATGTCTGTTGGATAGTGCTCAGGATGCTGCCACTGCCCCCCAATATTTGTGCAATtttaccactttttaaaaagtccgTTAAAAATGAACCCCTCCTTGCAGTACCATATGAGTACCTATGTATATCTACAAGGAGAATTGAATATAAAGTTGGGGAAtgtgtgtttcagtttgtttattatgtaataaataaacgAGGGTAAAACTTTTTTCCATAGTTGCTGGACAGTGTTTTGGAATGAGTCCTCTGCCACCTTGATTTTGCAAAATTGAATAACATTTCCTTAAAAGTAGAATTAAGTATAGAGTTATTATCTTCCTGTGCAAATAAAGGCTAAAATTACTGCTTTGCTTCAGTGTAGCTGATGCTGATCTGCACATGTGCCTGAATGAGTACCAcctcttcctcttgcttcttgGAGCCTTTATGGGTTACAGCTATAGCCTTCGGTATCTTGTTAACAATTTGAACTACCTTCCATTTCCAGTTATACAGGTAAGCGTGCAAGTAACAGCAGGAATAGAATTCAGACACTGGGCCCCCTGTAGTGCTTTTGCACTACATGCAAAATCatgaaggtcagcggtttgaatctgcatgacggggtgaactcccattgctctcatcttctgccaacctagcagttcgaaagtacaccagtgtaagtagataaataggtatcactgtggtgggaagataatcagcatttccgtgcactctggcttccgtcacagtgttctgttgtcccagaagtgttttagtcatgctggccacatgacccagaaagctgtctgtggataaacactggttccctcagcctgaaagcgagatgagcgccacaccccatcgtcacctttgactggacttaactgtccagggagtcctttaccttttctttctttctttctttctttctttctttctttctttctttctttctttttttaaaaaaaccttttacgtGATCATGACTATTACATATTTGGAGAAAAGTCATATTGTGCTGGGTCCAGGAAGAAGTTTCCTGCAGGGCATAGCTGCGGCATAGTGGGTGGGGACCTGAGAAATATGAGCAGAACTTGAAGAAGGAGACTTCCCACGTCTGTTGGGAGAACTCTCCTAGATGGTGTGGCTTGTGATGTGGGCGTCTGCAGTGGGTAGGCAAAATTGTCCCAAATCAGACAGTAACCCCTTATATGAGCATAGCTTCCTTCTTTCAACGATCTTCTATCCGCTTGCAGTTCTCAGGATCCAAACGAATGTTTCTTGAGATTGTCTATCACCCTGTTACAGTTGGTCTTTGATGTTGTGTGACAGTAATTAAGTTTATTGTAGCCATTTTACCACAGTACAGTGGTTGGATCCAGAGAACCCTGCTTTTCCCATAGTGTTTTCCAGGCTGCTCCCCCTTTACAAACCCTTGTGCTCCATGCAAAGGATGGCCCTGAGGATTTTGGGGATTCCCTAGAATCCGGCAGAGTGGGGCTGTAGCAGGATGGTGAAATCAGAAGAATTTGGTTTGGCTGCCATGCACACGCAGAAGTGCCTTTCCACTCGTGTAGGGCACCTTTGGATCCAAGCCTATGGTAATACAATATTTGGCAAGAGAGTAATTCTAAAATAGAAGAAAAGGTGCTCTTAATATCTATCAGGATCTTGCAGTATCTGAAATCATTTCTGAGtttaaaatgtgacatttttAACTCCAGAGTCTGATATATGTTATGTGGATAAGAATATTCTGCTGTTAaacatttgcccaatctttttcAGCAATACAAGTATCTGCGCTTCAGGAGGTCACTTCCGTTGCTTGCAAAGCATAGTTGTGTGGAGTCACTTTATATGGTCAGAAACTTTTGTGCTGCTTACTATTTCTTTGGTAAGAATTTTTGGTAATTTTGCttctctcctcctgcctccttttctGTAAATGAAACGAGTGGGAAGGAAGGCAGCGTTTCCCTGATAACAAGTTGCTgaattggggtgggagggggcttTACATAAGGGTTGGCTGCCTTAGTCATGCCCAACTTGTGGGGTTTACAAAGTCAACTGGCCAGtataggggaggggggaaatgctctgTGTTGCGGAGTTTTGCCCCAATTTATcaccatttcttttcctttaaacttTCAAATTTCTGTTGGTAATATATTTTTATGCCAGAAATATATTTCCTCTATGGAAGTGTTAATATGCCTGTGTTTTTACAGCTTGATTTTCCCTCTGTTTGTGGCATTTTAGGTTATATTCCAAGGGCATGGATAATTACCACAATGAACCTTCAGACCGATAGGTTAGTACCTataaccaaaaataaataaattaaattactaACTCTTCATCTTGTAATAGAGGAACTCCCTGTACACTTTGCAGGTTGTCAGATTCCTACCCCATGCTTTAGGAAATAATAATCCCAGAgcagctaaaaaacaacaacagcctagcAAGACTGTGCCCACTTTCAGGCATATAATGTGACACACAAGGaagaaggaatggggaaggaagagggccGGGGGAGGAAACAAGCTCATACTTCATTCTTTACAATTGCAGTTCTCCTAGCATTCAGTTGGGGTAGAAACAATTCAGGTAGGCTGATGGAGTTTAGCCAGTTAGATATTaaaaccaacacttttaattgagCCCAGAATACAATAGGAATGCTTATGCAAATACTAGAGTAGTGGTATAATAATTCCCCTAGCAACCTACTCCTGTCAGTGAAAAGTGATGCATTTAATTGAAGTTTCTGGATTCTTATTGAGGGTGGTCTAGCACAGATGTTTCTTTCTAACAAGATGTGctaagtaaaaaaacaacaacacctggccTCCCCCACCACATGGGCATCTTTCCTGCTATTGATGGCCAGTCAAGGTCACATGCAGCTGTGGTGTCATACAGAGCTTCAAAACTAACTTTCCTGCTCACCCCACCAGTCTGATGGTGCCCACAAGAGAATAATATTCTTCCATGGAGTAGGATAAATAGACTGGACACTAAAGCTTTCCACAGGGATAGTTCTTACAGTGTTGGGAGATTTTAAAGAGGTGAACAGTTTGAGGCTCATTGGGAAATGATGGTGGCCT
This genomic interval carries:
- the TMEM141 gene encoding transmembrane protein 141, translated to MVNVGLSRVDEAVAAKHPGLQEYTACQSYAFMKGMGTFITVSGMAFALQKFIRKIHYPLQWNILLSFVAGSVASYTVTRWETQRCSDLWIFLESKQPSVPDVAKEKVPHLDPQKETEASAKRNKYGDVMD